Part of the Nicotiana sylvestris chromosome 2, ASM39365v2, whole genome shotgun sequence genome, aggtcaccatcaagaataaatatcctttgcctcagatagatgatttgttcgaccaattgCAAGGTGCAAGGTTCTTCACAAAAATTGATCTACAgtccgggtatcaccaattgaagatcagagaGCAGGATATTCCTAAGACCGCTTTCAAAACTCGCTATGGTCTATTTGAATTCTtggtcatgtcttttgggctatCCAACGCCctagcagctttcatggatcttatgaatcgggtcttcaagccatttctagactcctttgtgattgttttcattgatgacatctttgTTTATTCATGGAGCTGGGAGGATCATGCCGATCACATCAGGGCAGTTGTGCAGACCCTTTATCAAcaccagttgtatgctaaattttcaaaatgtgaattttggttggagtCCGTTACCTTTCTGGGCCATGTCGTTCCCAGTGAAGGGATTCAGGTGGATCCCCAGAAGATTGCAGCAGTAAaggattggcctagacccacgaccccgacggagatccgtagcttcttgggtttagcgggttattatcggaggtttgtggagggattctctGCCCTCGCCTGCCCTTTGACTAAGTTgacgcagaaagcagttaagttccaatggtccgaCACTTGTGAGAAAAGTTTTCAGGAATTGAAGTCGAGATTGACCTCGACGTCGATATTGACCTTACAGGAGGGCACAAAAGGATTTGTGGTTTATTGCGATGCCTCCAGGGTCGGTttggggtgtgtgttgatgcaacaaGGGAAGGTTATAGCATATGTTtcaaggcaactcaagaatcatgtgTTTATTGCGATGCCTccatgggtagtttggctcatttgggagcGGATCAGAGGTCTTTGGCATGGGAGGTTTATCAATTATCCAGTTTGGGGGTTTGTATTTTGACCTCAGACGAGGGGAATGTTATGGTGCATAATGGAGCAGAATCGTCATTGGTAGCAGAAGTCAAGGAAAAGGAGTTCATTGATCTAGCATTGGCACAGATGAAAGAGGCAGTTTTGAATAACAAGACTTCGGCCTTTTCACTCGGTGGCGGGGATGGTGTATTACAATGTCAAGGTAGGCTATGTGTTCCAGATGTGGATGATCTTCGTGAGAGGGTAATGGAGGACGCTCATAATTCCAGGTATTCGGTGCACCcaagttctacaaaaatgtatcatgatctcaaggaaatttattggtggaacagtATCAAGAGGGGTGTGGCGGACTTTGTAACTAGATGTCCGAACTGTCAACAAGTGAAGGACgaacatcaaagacctggtggattgactcaaagcatagaaattccaatgtggaaatgggagatgatcaatatggattttgtagtgGGGTTGCCGCGCACTCCGCGcaggttcgactcaatttgggtgatcatTGACCGACTCAaaaaatcagcgcacttcttaCCAGTTAAATCTTCCGACACAGCGGAACAATATgccagttgtatatcaaagaaatagtcaggttgcatggcactccagtctcaatcattttagATTGAGGAGCTTAGTTCAcgaccaacttttggaagaaatttcagtaGGGCTTGGGCAcgcaggtaaatctcagcacaaCTTTCCATCCTCAAACTGAGGGGCAAGCAGatcggactattcagacgcttgagtaCATGTTGCGagcttgtactcttgatttcaaaggtagttgggatgaccattttccACTCATAAAAGTttcttacaacaatagcttccatgctagtatccagatggcaccattcgaggcactgtatggtaggagatgcaggtctcccattgggtggttcgaggttggagaagcagaattgatagggccggacctcgtgcatcaggccttggagaaagtcaaagttattaaggagaggttgaaaactgctcaaagtcgccaaaagtcttattcggacattcgtcgtagagatttggagttcaaagaagatgattgggtatttttgaaggtttcccccataaAAGGGAATCATGCGATTTGGGAATAAAGGGAAATTAAGTCAGAGGTATGTCAGAccatacagaatcattcagaggatcggTCAAGTGGAATACAAGCTCGAACTGCCACCTGATATGTCgttggtacatccggtcttccatgtgtctatgttgaagaaggtagtaggAGATCCGTCCATTATTGTGCCAATTGAAGCTATTGAGGTTATTGAAGAACTAccttatgaagaaattccagttgccattcttgataggcaagccCAGAAATTGAGAACTAAGGAAATTAcctctgtaaaagtgttatggcagaaccagcaggttgaggaaaCCACTTGGGAaaccgaggaagaaatgagaaagaagtacccacatttgtttgaatagttatgtaatagctttcatgcatttggttcttgtaaactcttatcttttgatttgatctatgttaaactattccattttgactatgtatgttgcctatgcggccatagttggtgttgaacaagttatgttatgtctatggaacatgtatatACTGTTAGGATAGGTATTTGGGgtcctctgacaggtggatagtcctagttacaaatgaaactctggcgaaattctcggaaatttaaggagttagccaaatttggggctGATGATATATTTCATAATGTGACAAAGCAGAAGTTCATAAGGATGGCTAATGTACGaaacttgatcctcattcgaggacgaatgatcttaagcgggggagaatgtaaagccccagaaaaaaatttgcttagtaatttaagatttcgtggtgccaaggtaggccaaatattttatcttgcatgcaaatgaggattaaggatattatggatatcaattggatatgttaagaagtgtataagtcatattagaggtgaattggggtctaaggagaggcctaagtctaagccaagttagaaaagtttcatattagacgaaatctgtaaatgagtgcgcacaagacctcacttggAACGATCATATCTCCGGTTCTATAAGTACTTGTGTTATtcataacctatcaaattaaagctctttgagcctagtttccaacgcaacaaacctttcattatttggaggtgtataaggaaagttatgaccattttacttgGCAGGTGTCTCTAGCGCGAACATTAGCGCGAAGTCGTGCATtatgctgagtattctgcctcaCGCGCGCGAACATAGCGCGAGCTCGCGCGCCTAGAAGGTTTTTAAATATCCTAAAGACCataaataagagaatttgagtcatttctcaagcttagggcttcctctacacccccaactccaccaaggcatccaattccacacctaaggtgagtttttaagtgtgttttcatggtgatttcacttctcaatcactagttacaacatgattttgattgggtttcatagggtttcttcaaaatttcaagaacaccccaaatttatctttcaagatttggtctacaagaggtaatcctacaccttagacttacatatatggagttattatggaaatatgagtatggattaagtattgtaactcatgggatggggattggaagtcataggtgcctaacctaggttgtgttggtattgtagagattgtgaggtgggttattggggtatgattcttggggtaatagtattatgtatacatgcatgtacaaattaggtttgtgggaagattgatgaatataaataagtaaagattgggttggggaaagaagaaaatcttgtaaaaggaatttaaaatcaagatgctcaactagtgtttgataaaatgctcaaatgagctgaaactatgaatatcttcctaatttgtgttcaaattttgttatgtctcaaaatagattgaagttgctagaatttccggaatatcgtagtaattaaaggaaagatcaagaaaggtatgtatggctaactttgacctttgtaaagtcactttgtttggtgtacgaatatttggtatgtgatatctacgtggattatttgtggaattcttgtgattggtatgatttgattgttcgtggttaagtctcccgatataatggtgtacgtaattggcaataaaccaaatgtgtgattgtgaatgtgttatgtggtaagagttgagaaacaaatgatggaaggaaatcgtaaatgatgcagttggaacaactgtggtaataacatatatggcttgtattggcaattatcgcggtgacataaaatgcatatgagttgttgaatatgatggaaatagtattgatggctatagaaattctttgagaattgttgttgttgttctttgtgaattgttgttgttgttgttgtgttgtttgtgaattgtaattgttcggtgggatcgggttgcacgccgcaacacgaagtaataaggtatgggttgtggtgataagggtggccgaggtaataagggtggaaaagtgatcgaaatcactattgaaatgaaaatatgagaaagttgtgaaatcattgttgtgaaaatgttgaaggggaaatggagagattctaacttgtttggcttgatggttttctttcatgtgtatttgattgttggttccattactacttgttacttgtgtatggtttgagtttacttagggcaagtttgttcatgcataccagtacaattcaaatgtgctgccgtcccttttgccgggggcgtacattcgtgttatgattgtaggtggatccatagcaggtactccagtccaccgaccgtagctccccttcactttccgccagaagcattggtgagcccttttcctcccggggccttgcgtggctcatgacgctttttatttcggagtcttgttttggtttttggtgtaaggtatagctggagccttgttaccggcaagtattgtatcactcttttgtatccttagaggctccgtagacaggaaatgtgggttatgtactaaTGTATTTTGGGCaatataacttgtaaaccacgctaagtaactatgtatgctatgtaaatctcgtaagaatgtgtttaaattt contains:
- the LOC138886087 gene encoding uncharacterized protein, producing MRFGNKGKLSQRYVRPYRIIQRIGQVEYKLELPPDMSLVHPVFHVSMLKKVVGDPSIIVPIEAIEVIEELPYEEIPVAILDRQAQKLRTKEITSVKVLWQNQQVEETTWETEEEMRKKYPHLFE